Part of the Nicotiana sylvestris chromosome 5, ASM39365v2, whole genome shotgun sequence genome is shown below.
TatagtggaaatgggagcgggttactatggattttgttgttgggcttccatggactcagaggaagttcgaggCAGTATGGGTGATTGTAGAGAGGTTGACCAAGTTGGCTCATTTCATTCCAGTGGTGACCACTTATTACTCAGAGGAGTTGGGTAAGGTTTATATTTGCGAGATTGTCAGACTTCATGGCGCTAGTACTTGTCATCTTTGACCAGGGTAcacagtttacatcacggttctgtaGGGACGTACAACATAAATTAGGCACACGgtttgagttgagtacaacattcaccctcagacggatggacagtccaagcatactattcagatactggaggatatgctctgcgcgtgtgtgatggagtcttggggttcttgggatcagttattGCTTcttgtggagtttgcctacaaaacagctaccagtcgagcattcagatggttTTGTATGAgtctttgtatgggaggtggtgcCGGTgtctagtgggttggtttgagccgggtgaggctaggctacggggtacagacttggttcaggatgctttggaaaaggttataTTTATTCAAGatcgacttcgtacagctcaatccagATAGAAGCGTTATGCGGATTGGAAGGGTCGCGATGTTACATTCATGGTTGGGCAGGTCTTGCTCCGGGTTTCGCcaataaagggtgttatgaggtttgggaagaagggaaattTGATACCTAGGTATATCGTACCATTTGAGATACATGAGAGGATTGAAGAGGTGGCCTATAGGCTTGCACTATCACCTAGTCTAACTgcagttcatccagtatttcatatttctatgcttcggaagaaTCACAGTGATCCGTCTCACGTGTAAGATTTCatctcagtccagttggacaaggattttgTCTTATGTtgagccggtggccattttggacaggcaggttcggaagttgaggtcgaagaacatTGCGTCAGCCAAGGTTTAGTGGAggggtcagccagtcgaggaggaGACTTGGGAGATCGAGCATGATATActtagccgttatcctcatcttttcaccacttcaggtatgtctctacactcgtttgaggacgaacatttTCTTTAAGAGAGGTAGGAGGTAATTAACCGGTCGGTTATTTTGAGTAATTTAGTCTTgatcccctatttattgcctTTTCTGTGATATATTGTGGTTATGTaacttgccgggatgtttgggtTTTGTTCCGGGTGAGTTTCATAGTGAAATGGGACACATAATCCCAAAGTTGGGaggtttaagttgaaagagttaaccGTAGTTTGAATTTTGTCTAGACGACCTCAGAATGGAGTTTTGACGGATACAagagctctgtatggtgattttagacttaggagcatgtctgGATGTTGACTTGGTCATTTCGGCATGAATTGGCGAACgttgaaaaaaaaagattttggaaagtttgactgaGAGTAGACATTAATGATATCGGGGTCAAATACCGGTTTTGGAAGTTAGAATAGGTCAGCGATGTCATTTATAACTTGTGTgaaaatgttggagtcaatcggagttgttttggtATGAATCCGCATTTGTTTCGGAATTCAAAAGTTCATAGTTGCATAGGCTTGATTTTGGGTTGCGATTAGTAGAATCGATGTTGTTTGACGTGATTTTTTTCCTCGAACAGGTCCGTTATatgttttggaacttgttggtatattcagaCGGGGTCCTCGGCCCCCGGGTCTGGTTCGGATCGAATTCAGACCAATTTTGGACTTAGCTTCATTGCAGAAGTCCCAAGCCTGCTGGTGTTATCGCACATGCAGAGGGATTGACTGTAGGTGCAGAATTGTGGGTGCGGAAGGTGCAGCGCAGGAGGGAAAAGGAGAGCCGGGGCTGGGCTCGCAGGTTCGGACACATGGGTGCATATGCGCCTACGTAGGCGCGGACCAGCTTGCGTAGAAGAAGAATTGGAGGAGGAGGCTTTGggcaggaccgcaggtgcggtctcctTCTCTGTAGAAgcgggatcgcaggtgcgagccATGGTCCTTAGAAGCGGTACTCCTAGACTTAAGTGGAATCTGCACCTGTGATGGTTTTTCCGCATGTGCGACCCCAGGCCCGCAAAAGCGAGGATCACTGAGCAGAAAGGTCTTGTTCGAGGGTAAATCTTCATAGTCCATTTTTGGACATAGAGAGCTCGGTGGGAGGCAATATTTTGAGGGTTTTTATAGAGAACTTTGGAATAAGGAATCCTAactcggttttggttaatttACATGAATCTGTTgataatttcatcatttaattagtgtttttgagctgaaaatttgagaaaaatttgTAAAACTTCTTAGGCTAAAAATTAAGGATTTTCAAGgctatttgaggtcggatttcagtaATTCTTGTATGAGTGGACTCGTTATCGAATGGGTGTTCGAATTGTATAACTTTGGTTGGGTTCGACATGGATGTTCGGGTGGACTTTTTAAGTTGACTTTTTATTTCTTATTAAAGGTCATAATTTTATTGTTTGAATTAGTTTCCTATAGTTTATATTTATTGTATGAAGttgttttggttagattcgagccGTTCAGAGTCGGATAATAGAGGGAAAGGCCTTCTAGTTGATTAAGTTAGCtcgatttgaggtaagtgacttgtctaaccttctATGGGAAATACCCCTTAGGAGTTTATCGATTATGATAATTGTGGTATGTGAAAAtcatgtacgcaaggtgacgagtgtgtacacgggctAAATATAGAAACTACCATTTTTAGCTATGTTGATTTCATTTCATGTCTTAATTGAGTTATCTTAACATGTTATAGTCATCCTTTCTAGTCTATTTCACATGTCTACTTGTCTTATCTCTTACTTGCTATTTGCTCTACATGTTTAGTTGAAGATCTTGTTCCTTTATTCCGTATTCATTATTTAATTGTTGAACTCTTTACTTGAAGTTGTCTTTCTTGGAAATATCTGATTGTTGAAATTGGTATCGAGTTACAACGGCCGAAATTTCTATTTAGGGAAAGTGTTGTGAAATATCATTTTATTGAGTTATTCACTTCCGGTTGTTATTGTTGAGGCTTTGTGTACATTGTGGTTGAgcggtgggctcctaattgcgaATTCTGTTATTGTTTGGTTTCTACGGCTAGTTGTGatattgggcacttgaggtgcgatttgtTATACATTGTGATATTGATATGCATGTGGTGGTATAAGGTCTTGGGGTTGAAACGTATGTGGTGAGATAAGGCGGGCTTGATACAcgtggctagtaggggaactactagaagacatgcggtgtgataaggtgggctaaaactcGAGATACTATTtcggaaaaaataattttcaaaactaaatgtgaaggctcccgcggtgatataaggaaagattgtaaCTTATTCTTGTGATTTGACACTATAAGGCGGTACCCCGGTAGTGACTCTTATTAGAATTTCTCTGTTATTGCACTTGTCTTTGGTTATTGTTTCCTtagaatttttatttgttttatccGCATTGCACTAATTGCTTAGTTCGTGTAGTTAAATCTTGATATGATATTTGTTGTTTCAATTTCATTACTGTCATTATTACAGTACCTTACACTTGTTCAGTCTTCTTATTTATTTTCAGTAGGGACCTGACTTGATCTTgtcactactctatcgaggttagACTTGACACTTATTGGGTACTATTGTGGTGTACGCATGCTACTCTTCTACACATCTTTTTGTGCATATCTAGGTACTTCCTACCATCCTATGCATTAGCTAGGATTCTGctacggagacttcaaggtatacctgccatCGTCCGCAGGCCTCAGAGTTCTCCTCCCTCTAGATATCATTATGCATTATCGTTTTAGATATAGACATTGATGTATCGGATTATCCAGTATTTCTACTTAAAGCTTGTGACTTGTATTTCATCGGGTCTCGGGAGTTGTATATGTTAATTTGCAGAGTTTGTTTTACATAGTTGCTGAGTTTGAGGCTTAACTATTAATTAAGTTATTCTGCATAtttgttaggcttatctagtcttAGACTAGGTGCCACCACGACATCCTACGGAgaaaaatttgggtcgtgacaatctaACTCCTTATAAGtagcttatttttcttttctacttttcATGCGGGACTTTGTTTACACACTCCAATAATCTCCCCCTTGATCTAAGTTTCACATGACCCATTACCGTGTATGGGCTAATTGGGTGATTAACTGTGTGTCACCCACATGATCCTGAGTATTTACGGTCACCAAAGCCCAAAGGATGTTTATGCGTCTTCAAAGCTACGAGTAAAGCCCGTAAACCCCGTACACGGGCAAAGGCAATAAGTCGGGCCCCCATGCCACAATTCCGCCATCTCCATAGTCCCCCCCAAACAATTGGCTCGGATACTAGTTGTTTGGCTAaaacagtccaaagatatgtttaaCATAGTttgatattgtccgctttgggtCAAGCCCACACAATTTTTTCAACTCCTTATAAgtaacttatttttcttttctacttttcacgTAGGACTTTATTCACACACTCCAACAATATATACGGATGGGGTAAAGCTTGGACGAAAATAACCAAGTCTAAACAAAACTGAAAAAGGAGTTCTTGTCGGATAGAGGCTGCAGGCGTGCATTCTCTCTATCACCGCTGGTTTGGCCGCGTTGCTCGGCGCCTCGTGCATGTTATCACGCCTGTTCCTCAACTCTACTTTCAAGTACTCCTACATCCAAAAACACATAATTAAGCTCAAAGCATCGTACGAAATGCTCAATATAACACTAAATTGTATGGCACATAATACTATGAAACATGTAACTCTAGTCGGACATCAATACCACATGGATCAAAATTCAATTTATCAATATTTAAATGATGAGCAGTTAATGATAATTGTTCCTAAGTTTAAGAATGACAAACATTTTACTAGAAGagtgtatacggtgaaatcgggggGTCCAATTTTTCATTATCAAAGCACTTCGGAAGACCGTCTCGAAGTCCCGGAGTTACAAGGCTACGATCGAAATTCCTCCCTTGAGGTTTGTCGACACTCGGTCTTGTGATAATGTCAAACACAACCACTGCGGAaacggggagttcccaaggcacgtggctaggactgacagagcctaaaAAGCTACTCTAAGATCCGAGTCCGGGTGTCATTTAGTGGtcacatctccatatctttgtaattaatgcttgttgtactatgatgggatttccctcctatataaaaagGATCCTTATCACTTTGTAAGGGTTGGTCACTTCAtttgctccacacgaaatatacaagaactctctatttcgctctctaacatattctcttgatattatagcTTTTATCcccatatttgttcatcatttattgcttatcattgaccATAAAGAGCCATCTTTAATCGCCTCATAACTGTTAGCCCTACCTCGATTACCCGCAACAGCTCGTGGCCGAGCCCCGGGATCGACCTCGAGGTACCAAGTGACTgacctatcggtttggttatagctccctccttaactttattttgtctctaaatctcatatacttagcatcaactgcttaacaaacttgcataaaaataaattacatatttttagagtctcatcaacaaatttaattgttattattattccCCGGTAAACAAGGAGCATGTCAAAGTTTCGATGACATGTAGCTTTGCCATGCTGTCTGAATGATCCAGTCAAAAAGGATAAAAAAGAAAGCGATACACGACATTAAACTTGTTTCAATTAAGGAAGCAATCGACTACAGCCAAAACATGTAAATTAAAGTGGGGTAAGCATCAAATGCTTTTACTAATGCATTTGAACAAATATCAGTGGAACACACTAGAACAAGAGTCCAATAAACCAGTTATCCTCAAGTGGAAAAGGCAGCTAATTGAAGAACTAATTCCAATTTTTAGTACATGTATTCAATCCACAAGTATCTAGTACAAAATAGATAAAGCAATAGGAGCAAAAGAAAAGCCAGTGAACTAAAAAATGTAACATATTTATTAGGAACGTTACAACCAAAATTTAGTTGTTAAAATTGTCTCACCATAACCTTTAATTTTACCTACACCATTTACGCGACTTAAGACCTTAACCCTCCCCGGTCCCTTGCTCCCCTTCccaaagaaaaatacataaaagaaataaagaatcaCTAATGAACAATCAAGCATAATTGTAGTCGATATGAAtatcaagaaaaacaaaatatGGAAAATTACATTAGAGGTTCTATTTCGTCAACTATTTATCATTATGAAGTCACCGTCACGCAAATCAGCGGCTCCTTTTCACCAAGTACTGGAGTTTCTAAACATCCTGTGCACGTGAGCACCTGTGCTCTCACGGCTTCGTAATCCCAGTTGGTGGTCCCTACCACATACAACATCAACCCAGCACAACATACCTGGGCTGAAAGTAATCCAATCCAAAGCCCAACAAAGCCCATTCCTATCCAGAAACCAAGCCCAATAGCCACTGGCATACCCACAAGATAGAATGCTCCAAGATTGACATGAGCGGCCGTTGACGGCCGGGCAGTCCCCCGAACAACGCCACACCCGACGGTTTGCGGGTAGTTTCCGAGCTCGCACAACCCCAAAATCGGCAATGCAGCCGATGTCAAACGTAAAATATTAACATCGGCTGTAAACATTTTAGCCCATATACTTCTCATTGATGTAGCAAAAAACACAGCTAATAAGCCCATCAGGCCGGCCAGACACATCGACACCAGGGCTGATACCCGAGCCCTATCGGGCCGATTAGCTCCTAGCTCATTACCAACCCGAGTGGACACCGCAAACCCGAGAGAAGAGGGGAACACATAGAGTAACGACGTCGTCTGAATCAACACACCCATGGATGCAACAGTAGCCTTAGGGTCCACAAGTAATCCACACAAAATTATCATAATCTCGTACCACCACCACTCTAGACATACCGAAACACAACTTGGCGCGGCTAACCGAATGAGTGGCTTCCACCCAGTCAGGCAGTCGAAGCTCGGGTTCCTCCAAGTCGGCTTGTGCAACCTGCTAATCCTGATATACAAAACAAGCGCCACGAGTGCCGCCGCATTTGATGTAGCAGAGGCAGCCGCAACGGCAGCCACACCAAGCCGAAGCCGAAAAGTGAACAAATAATAGATGGGAAAATGTAGAATGGTTCCGGCTAAGGAAGACAACGTGAGTGGATTTGTAATTCCTTGAGCACGAAGGTAAATGCGAATAGGGTGGAAAAAAGAATTAGTGATAAGATCAGGGAGTGAAAAAATAAGATAGGTATGAGCCAAACTTGTGACGCTGGTTTCTTGATGTAAATAAAGGAGAATGTTGGAAATGTTGAGCCAAAGGAACGTGATGGGCAAAGAACAACAGAGAAGGAAAATGACAGACCTTTGTAAAGTTAAGGAGAGAAGCTTAGGACGTTGAGCACCAAAAGCTTGAGAACAAAGAGGCTCCATTCCCAGAGCTAAACCAGAGAGCACAGAATAGCCTGTTATATTAGCAAATGCAATGGCTAAAGAGCCAGCGGCTAATTCAGTATCACCAAGATGGCCAAGAAAAAGCATTGAAAGAATGGAACGACAGTAAAGTATAAGGGCAGTGAGTGCTATAGGGAATGCTAGGTTGAAAAGAGCTCTGCTTTCATGGAGGATTTGTGATGGGGTTGGGAAAAAAGTGAAGTTGGCAGATTTTTCTTGGATCTGTTTCGGATTTTCTTGGGGTTCTAAGGTGGTTGGTAGTGATAGTAGATCGAGATACAAATTGGTTTCTTGTGATTTTTTATCAATCACAAGAGTATTTGGATTACACATAGTGATCCAAAAACCAAATACAAATAAATGGATTTGTGAGTTTTTCTTCGTTTCTAAGTTTTGATCTTGAGGAAGAGATACTCTCATGGAGAGCACTCTGCAATCGTAAGTATCTCCAACcggattggtttggtttggttttagggGATGGAGAGATTGGACAAATATATACTACTCCATTAGTGAAGAAGTTAGAGGtgacatttttttctttttgttttataaTATATCTACAGCCTTTATATAGTGCTATaattttgaatttcttttgttCGTTTTTAGAATTATACAGTATTAAATTTCTTTGGGATTTACTTATTTGTATGTGGAGTGTCAGAGCTTATATTTCCGATATGTGTATTGAGTGTGggttatttttttctcttttacgAGAGAGATTATTGTTTCTGGTGAGTTCTCCTTTGATGACACTCCCAAAGTCCCCGGTCCAAGTAGTCCATGCATGGGGCACATTCATTTTAATGATTAAAAAGACCAAAATTAATTCAACCAtggtcttgtttttcttttccccACAAGATTGTGATTAAGTTCCAATGACACATTGATATATACTTGACTCTTGAGTGCAACAAACTCTTTTTCCCAGCGGATTTTAATTTTGTGTTATCCAAGGCAATTTAAGGCCCTTTTAATTGCATTGTTGATCATAGAATTATAATTTAACTGTTAatctaaaataaattaaaatcaaaataacaaataaaatttaattatgtTTCCTAATACACACTTATGTGACAGATTTATGTTTGTTATTTTAACTCTTCTGCGAATCCGGATcattatttcaaatttatcaagTGATTAAATTTCTTAATTACTTTTTTACTTAAGTAAATTTGGGACAGCTATTGACACGTTAAGAATCCATCTGGTTATATTTTAACTTTATTCAATCCTAGTGTAGCTTACATCTCAATCTATTGTGAGAACATACGTTCAACGTTTTAGGTAGAGACAAATTCATGATCTAACTAGATTCAGTatggtcatatatatatatatataatgcatattTTGAACCGAATATAATGTGTTTTATTGAGCTCTAAAACTCGCTTTACGTTCACTATTTATTCCAAACGAGAGTTTGTAGTAATTTAGCAAGAAAACAAATCATACTAGGCTCAACATAGAATAAAGAATGTTATGTCAGCTGTAATGGAATTTATGTAGTTAACTAAACGTGGCCCGGTTACATGAGTTGCATTGTGTTCTTTAATATCGTTTGAGAAAAAGATGTTTAACATCAACATCTTCACAATTAGTCGGTGAATTTGACAATCGTCTTCGACTAAAGGGTCTTACTTATAGTTTTGTTCAATATTACTTAATACTTAAAAATAAGAATATGTTAAATGTCATTAGAATGTCGAGATGCTTCCAGCTGAATTATGATTAGTCGTATTAAAAAAAACGTAGTTGTACATTCAATTATAGAATTAGTTGTTGGATTATATAATGTTGCGGAAACAATTCCAGTATCGAAATTATGTGTAAATTAAACAACTAGCACATACGGAGTTTATACGTAGAGGCGGATGTAGTTAGCAACgaacgggttcaactgaacccacaACTTTCGACGCGGtgtaaaaatttatatgtaaaagttcactaaaatttcaaaaatagtggatatgaacccataactttaaaagtACAATGAATTCAATGTTAAAAACCTTAAGAGTTGAACCCATATGATTTAAATCCTGAATCCGCCTCTGTTTATACGAGTTATCTTTCAAAGCGTGAACGAAGCAGGTCTATTGTGTTAGTCTCCAGTTCCAGAGCAATTCAATCGAAACACCACCACCAGTATAATCACGATCTCCGAGCATTCTACAGTCTTCTATTGTGTTACTCAAATAATATTCACAAACAACAAAAAAGCACCAAATTTTCGGCTAGGCCCATGAAGGAAAAGCCCAAGCATATATAGACACGTTTTTATGGGCAGAACCCTTTTTCAAGATATGTTGGGTAATCTTTTACACCAAGAAAAGGATTCCCTTTATTTCCTATAACTTAGTCATAGTAGGGAGCAAGGAATTTAATTCATAATATTTcctattatttaattaattttgaatttttaaaattaatatttacCATAATAAATTATAAATTAATCTACTAAAAATTCATAATTGCACTCCTTATTTCAATCTCAAAATTCTTCCTTAAAACCTTATGTAACTCCCAGTGTTAATGTTCAGATACcgatcaatcaaattaaattactaaCAATTTAAtctattgattatttcctttagattTTTGCTAATTCATTTATTTTATGTGTCGGATACGAAATTCATCCGCAGTATTTACACATTAAAACTTATAAGCTTTtataaaggagtatcatcaattTCGAAACCGAGACATGGAATCTATCAACTAATTATCACTTtgccaatgtatattattattgtccAATTTACAATGTTtgttgacccacgaaagaatctgtCACGACCCATATATCCacctagtcgtgatgacacctaacctgGTTCTAGGCAAGCCTAACACGGAATAAGGTAACTCGAGTGAAAGATCAATAACAACAAGAATGAAATAACTGAATTATATACAACTTCCAAGGACtgatagtacaagtcatgagcgaCTACAAATAAGATTACAATTTCATTTTGAGGAAAGATACATCATCTGTTTcaaatttatataaataaaaatgtaaatCCTAAACTACCGCAAAGAAATGGTAGCTTGTATCTGGAGTGCTTATACGTCTTCAATGCTAGGCCCACGAACTCTGTAGCTTCCCCTTGCTAaatatctgcacgcaaggtgtagaagtgtagtctgagtacaaccgaccccatgtacttaataagtatcttgactaaccttGGTGAAGTAGTGGCTAAATTTTTTAGTTAGAAAATACTCACTAACATAACATATTCAGTCAGATTATAGAAATAACAGAGGAGAGTACAAGAACAAATATACGAAATAGTAAATGATTACTAAAAGAAATCATGGTCAGTTTTCTCAATATCACAACCCATCCTTTTCTTAAAACGGTAAACACCAAACAACATAATAAATCTAAGAATCTTTATAGTATGAGGAA
Proteins encoded:
- the LOC104229339 gene encoding protein DETOXIFICATION 51-like — protein: MCNPNTLVIDKKSQETNLYLDLLSLPTTLEPQENPKQIQEKSANFTFFPTPSQILHESRALFNLAFPIALTALILYCRSILSMLFLGHLGDTELAAGSLAIAFANITGYSVLSGLALGMEPLCSQAFGAQRPKLLSLTLQRSVIFLLCCSLPITFLWLNISNILLYLHQETSVTSLAHTYLIFSLPDLITNSFFHPIRIYLRAQGITNPLTLSSLAGTILHFPIYYLFTFRLRLGVAAVAAASATSNAAALVALVLYIRISRLHKPTWRNPSFDCLTGWKPLIRLAAPSCVSVCLEWWWYEIMIILCGLLVDPKATVASMGVLIQTTSLLYVFPSSLGFAVSTRVGNELGANRPDRARVSALVSMCLAGLMGLLAVFFATSMRSIWAKMFTADVNILRLTSAALPILGLCELGNYPQTVGCGVVRGTARPSTAAHVNLGAFYLVGMPVAIGLGFWIGMGFVGLWIGLLSAQVCCAGLMLYVVGTTNWDYEAVRAQVLTCTGCLETPVLGEKEPLICVTVTS